One Methanobacterium sp. genomic region harbors:
- the ftsA gene encoding coenzyme F390 synthetase, protein MNYFNEEIETMDRNDLDALVEERIKYTVEYAYDNSPFYRKWFKENRINTSDIKSHEDLRELPIITSKTLREKQPPETEDFEFKCIDWDSIYTIHETSGTSGVPKSFFLTWDDWNRYAEKYARSFVSQGFGKGDRVVVCASYGMNVGANTMTLAAQKIGMAIIPEGKCTFPVRIMKNYQPTGIVGSIFKLLRLAKRMEAEGILPQESSIKHLIAGGESFAEESRAYLEEIWGVPVYNTYGSTEGTMCGECYIKAGLHVPEDLVHLDVYDPRFENFLDEGECGRIVLTTLLPVGQKTGTLLLNYDTEDTTVVVSREKCKCGRTHMRILNPQREAETVWVAGNPFNKVDIEQGVFQKDNMEYLTGEYEAFLYGDEMETTLRVSMECIDPENCDRDMIRENFIKSFLKFKPGMEQAYSDGTFNMDFNFTGPEGLEFYKIRGRPKRLVDRR, encoded by the coding sequence ATGAATTATTTCAACGAGGAAATAGAAACAATGGATCGAAATGACCTTGACGCCCTTGTTGAGGAACGTATTAAGTATACGGTTGAATATGCCTATGACAATTCTCCTTTTTACAGAAAATGGTTTAAAGAGAACAGGATAAACACGTCCGATATCAAATCTCACGAAGATTTGAGAGAACTGCCTATAATAACCAGTAAAACCTTGAGGGAAAAACAGCCTCCAGAGACTGAAGATTTTGAATTTAAATGCATAGATTGGGACAGTATATATACAATCCACGAAACAAGTGGAACCAGTGGGGTGCCTAAATCTTTCTTTCTTACATGGGATGACTGGAACAGATACGCTGAAAAATACGCTCGTTCATTTGTATCACAGGGTTTTGGTAAGGGAGATCGAGTGGTCGTCTGTGCATCATACGGGATGAATGTAGGGGCTAATACTATGACGCTGGCGGCTCAAAAGATAGGAATGGCAATTATTCCGGAGGGTAAATGCACATTTCCAGTTCGTATAATGAAAAATTATCAGCCTACGGGTATAGTGGGCAGTATATTCAAACTTCTGCGCCTTGCAAAGCGAATGGAAGCAGAAGGCATCCTGCCCCAAGAGTCAAGCATCAAACATTTAATTGCTGGTGGAGAAAGCTTTGCAGAAGAATCACGAGCATATCTGGAAGAAATATGGGGCGTACCAGTTTACAATACTTATGGGAGTACTGAGGGGACTATGTGTGGAGAATGTTATATAAAAGCAGGTTTGCATGTTCCTGAAGATCTGGTACATCTCGATGTCTATGATCCACGGTTTGAAAACTTTTTAGATGAAGGAGAATGCGGTAGAATAGTCTTAACAACTCTTTTACCTGTTGGTCAAAAGACAGGAACTCTTCTTTTAAACTATGATACCGAAGATACTACTGTGGTTGTAAGCAGGGAGAAATGTAAATGCGGCAGGACACATATGAGGATTTTAAATCCGCAGCGTGAGGCAGAAACTGTTTGGGTAGCTGGAAATCCATTTAATAAAGTCGATATAGAACAAGGAGTGTTTCAAAAGGATAATATGGAGTATTTAACTGGTGAATATGAAGCATTTCTGTATGGGGATGAAATGGAGACTACGCTGAGAGTTAGCATGGAGTGCATTGACCCTGAAAATTGTGATAGAGACATGATCCGTGAAAATTTCATTAAAAGTTTCCTTAAATTT
- a CDS encoding TrkH family potassium uptake protein, with product MIGQLRKKDLFVILEQLGLIMIGIGVVTLTPIFVALIYNEGNYISFLIPSGFSILVGYILRRSLRGKNRRMGLKHGMMIAALAWLWAALIGSLILMNITHINFLNAYFESMSAWTTTGLTILNVETVPKSVLFLRSIAQWIGGLGVVIVVIGILIRPGTSASKLYKSEAREEKIKPSITGTVKTIWWIYLFYTILGIVLYVLAGMSIFDAINTTMTNLSTGGMSVNNDNIGGFHSNLINIITMVIMIIGATSFLVHYRVLKGKVKDMIRDIQFQAMIIIIFIFSTLIFINAHLTTMDSVFHVISAITCTGSSIPPTSAQVAWPQYVKIILIAAMIIGGSAGSTSGAVKLIRIVTILKGYYWELLRVLSPAGSVIPKKISGKPVTDVEVREASSYVFIYLLFIFISWLVFVQYGYDALNSLYEIISAQGNVGLSMGITSPTMPQIPQIFLIFNMWIGRIEIIPVLVLIRASLGALKRF from the coding sequence ATGATTGGTCAACTGAGAAAAAAAGATTTATTTGTAATATTAGAGCAATTAGGCTTAATAATGATTGGTATTGGTGTAGTAACTTTAACACCAATATTTGTTGCCTTAATTTATAATGAAGGTAATTATATCTCTTTTTTAATTCCATCAGGATTTTCAATTTTAGTAGGTTACATCCTCAGAAGATCTCTCAGGGGCAAAAATCGAAGAATGGGGCTTAAGCATGGTATGATGATAGCTGCTCTTGCATGGCTTTGGGCAGCTCTAATTGGAAGCCTTATTTTAATGAATATTACCCACATTAATTTTTTAAATGCTTATTTTGAAAGTATGTCCGCATGGACGACTACTGGACTCACTATATTAAATGTTGAAACTGTTCCTAAATCGGTTTTATTTTTAAGAAGCATTGCACAATGGATCGGTGGACTTGGAGTTGTTATTGTTGTTATAGGAATTTTAATACGTCCTGGAACATCTGCTTCAAAGTTATATAAATCCGAAGCAAGAGAAGAAAAAATTAAACCGAGTATCACAGGCACTGTGAAAACTATATGGTGGATTTATCTGTTTTATACAATTTTAGGTATTGTTTTATATGTTCTTGCAGGAATGTCCATATTCGATGCTATAAACACCACCATGACCAATTTATCAACCGGCGGTATGTCAGTAAATAACGACAACATTGGAGGATTTCACAGCAATTTAATCAATATAATAACTATGGTCATCATGATTATTGGAGCTACAAGCTTTCTTGTTCATTACAGAGTTTTGAAGGGTAAAGTAAAAGATATGATTCGTGATATCCAGTTTCAGGCAATGATTATTATAATATTTATATTTTCCACCCTCATATTCATAAATGCACATCTTACCACCATGGATTCTGTTTTTCATGTAATATCTGCCATTACGTGTACTGGATCCAGTATTCCACCCACAAGTGCCCAGGTAGCATGGCCGCAATACGTGAAAATAATACTCATAGCTGCAATGATAATTGGAGGTTCAGCAGGATCAACTTCAGGTGCAGTGAAACTCATAAGGATAGTTACAATTTTAAAAGGATATTATTGGGAACTTTTAAGGGTACTTTCTCCTGCAGGTTCTGTTATACCCAAAAAAATATCTGGAAAACCTGTAACAGATGTAGAAGTTAGAGAAGCAAGTTCTTATGTATTTATTTATCTTCTTTTCATATTCATAAGCTGGCTTGTATTTGTACAGTATGGATACGATGCTTTAAACTCATTATATGAAATTATTTCAGCGCAGGGAAACGTTGGGCTTTCAATGGGAATTACATCCCCCACAATGCCTCAAATTCCCCAAATTTTCCTGATATTTAACATGTGGATTGGAAGAATTGAAATAATTCCAGTACTTGTTTTAATAAGAGCATCATTAGGTGCATTAAAGAGGTTTTAA
- a CDS encoding amidohydrolase family protein — protein METTSILIDNVTILGDEIKKGSVIVENNKIVEITEIPGSCSADEVINGEKKVLMPGLVNTHTHLSMTLMRGLADDLPLDTWLNDHIWPVEANLTGEYCYAGALLACIEMIKSGTTAFNDMYFFMDDVAKAVDKSGLRGMLSHGMIDLGDEEKRKAEFRETMRIIEKCHDTAEGRIKVAFGPHAPYTCSTELLKEVREKASKLGLKIHIHVAETEFEVGQIKESYGARPFEYLDEIGFLADDVIAAHAVWLSDKEIEIIKENDVKLSHNPASNMKLASGISPVSKLVESGINVSLGTDGAASNNNLDLFEEMKLAALLQKVNTGDSTVLPAEKVLEMATIDGAAALGLENEIGSIEVGKKADLVLVDMKTPSLTPFRHPVSHVVYAANGGDVDTVICNGEILMRNKVLEVLDEAEVIQLAEDAAEELLSKS, from the coding sequence ATGGAAACAACAAGTATTTTAATAGATAACGTTACTATACTGGGCGATGAGATTAAAAAAGGTTCAGTAATTGTAGAGAATAATAAAATTGTAGAAATAACTGAAATACCAGGCTCATGCAGTGCTGATGAGGTAATAAATGGTGAAAAAAAAGTTCTTATGCCTGGACTTGTAAATACACATACTCATCTTTCAATGACACTTATGAGGGGGCTTGCAGATGATTTACCTCTTGATACATGGTTAAATGATCATATTTGGCCTGTGGAGGCTAATTTAACAGGTGAATACTGTTATGCTGGAGCTTTACTGGCATGTATTGAAATGATAAAATCGGGGACCACTGCATTTAATGATATGTACTTTTTTATGGATGATGTGGCGAAAGCAGTTGATAAATCTGGTTTAAGAGGTATGTTATCACACGGGATGATAGACCTTGGAGATGAAGAGAAGAGAAAAGCAGAATTTAGGGAAACCATGAGGATAATAGAAAAATGCCATGATACTGCAGAAGGGAGAATAAAAGTCGCATTTGGGCCACACGCACCTTACACATGTTCAACCGAACTTTTAAAAGAAGTAAGAGAAAAAGCAAGTAAATTAGGGCTTAAAATCCATATTCATGTGGCTGAAACTGAATTTGAAGTTGGGCAGATAAAGGAGTCCTACGGTGCAAGACCTTTTGAATACCTTGATGAAATAGGTTTCCTGGCAGATGATGTAATAGCAGCACATGCTGTATGGCTTTCAGATAAAGAAATAGAAATAATTAAAGAGAACGATGTGAAATTATCCCACAACCCTGCAAGTAACATGAAACTGGCGTCAGGAATATCTCCAGTTTCTAAATTAGTTGAAAGCGGCATAAATGTATCACTTGGAACTGACGGTGCAGCATCAAATAACAATTTAGACTTGTTTGAAGAGATGAAACTGGCAGCACTGCTTCAAAAAGTTAACACGGGGGATTCTACTGTACTTCCAGCTGAAAAAGTGCTTGAAATGGCTACAATTGATGGTGCTGCTGCTTTAGGTCTTGAAAATGAAATTGGCAGCATTGAAGTTGGGAAAAAGGCTGATCTCGTACTTGTTGATATGAAAACTCCTAGTTTAACTCCATTTAGACATCCAGTATCTCATGTTGTGTATGCTGCAAATGGCGGTGATGTCGATACTGTAATTTGTAATGGGGAAATCTTGATGAGAAATAAAGTGTTAGAAGTGCTTGATGAGGCTGAAGTGATCCAGCTTGCTGAAGACGCTGCAGAGGAACTTTTATCAAAAAGCTGA
- a CDS encoding HAD family hydrolase → MNKLVLFDIDKTLIDRSICHHVAFSYAFKKVYGVTVDICIINYAGMTDPQIAVEVLKCVGLDENLIKTKLDECMGAVVDYFKENAEKEDISALDGVKELLDTLENKVIIGLITGNLKPIALEKMKKAGLSRYFQVGGFGSDNINRTELVKTAIGRAKDAHDFDGSEVFVIGDTPRDIKAGFEAGAKTVGVATGRYSKEELKDSGADFAFNNLKDKEKIVDIILENS, encoded by the coding sequence ATGAATAAGCTGGTCTTATTTGATATCGACAAAACGTTAATAGATAGGTCTATATGCCACCACGTGGCATTCTCCTATGCTTTTAAAAAGGTTTATGGCGTTACTGTAGATATCTGCATCATTAATTATGCTGGAATGACCGATCCACAGATCGCAGTTGAAGTTCTTAAGTGTGTTGGGCTTGATGAGAATTTAATTAAGACTAAGCTAGATGAATGTATGGGAGCAGTTGTTGATTATTTTAAAGAAAATGCAGAAAAAGAAGACATTTCTGCTTTAGATGGGGTAAAAGAACTTTTAGATACACTGGAAAATAAAGTGATTATTGGTTTAATTACGGGTAATTTAAAACCAATTGCTTTAGAAAAAATGAAAAAAGCAGGTCTAAGTCGTTACTTCCAGGTAGGGGGGTTTGGAAGCGACAATATAAATAGGACAGAGCTAGTTAAAACTGCCATTGGGAGGGCTAAGGATGCCCATGATTTCGATGGAAGTGAAGTTTTTGTTATCGGAGATACTCCCCGTGATATAAAAGCAGGGTTTGAAGCAGGTGCTAAGACTGTAGGGGTTGCAACAGGGAGATACTCAAAAGAAGAGCTTAAAGATTCAGGGGCTGATTTTGCTTTTAATAATTTAAAGGATAAAGAAAAAATAGTTGATATTATACTTGAAAATTCTTAA
- a CDS encoding TrkA family potassium uptake protein: MYVVIMGGGRVGLNLASKLIENGNDVTIIEKSEELCNNAATELDALVICGNGTNKKILEEANVSDADVFVAATGNDDANLLSSILVRDYNIEKIIARVSDISHEEAFQKVGINFVVSPELTAASYLEKVITRPNIADLIVLGKGNAEMINITVKNKKVIGKEIREVSPTDDYIIAAVHNNGNIIIPKENMVLGENNLISVLVKANAVKKVTQMFTT, encoded by the coding sequence ATGTATGTAGTAATAATGGGCGGAGGAAGAGTAGGTCTTAATTTGGCCTCAAAACTAATTGAAAATGGTAACGATGTTACTATAATCGAAAAAAGTGAAGAATTATGTAATAATGCTGCGACGGAACTAGATGCACTGGTTATCTGTGGTAATGGTACCAATAAAAAGATTCTCGAAGAAGCTAATGTTAGTGATGCAGATGTTTTTGTTGCAGCTACAGGGAATGACGACGCTAATTTGTTATCAAGTATTCTTGTAAGGGATTATAATATAGAAAAAATTATAGCAAGGGTAAGCGATATATCACATGAGGAAGCATTTCAAAAAGTGGGTATCAACTTTGTTGTAAGCCCGGAACTTACTGCAGCGAGTTACCTTGAGAAAGTGATAACAAGACCCAATATAGCCGATCTAATCGTGCTTGGAAAGGGAAATGCAGAAATGATAAATATTACCGTGAAAAACAAAAAGGTAATTGGTAAAGAAATCAGAGAAGTGAGTCCCACAGATGATTATATAATTGCCGCAGTTCATAATAATGGCAACATCATTATTCCAAAGGAAAATATGGTTTTAGGTGAAAATAACCTTATTTCAGTACTTGTTAAGGCAAATGCCGTGAAAAAAGTTACGCAGATGTTCACAACCTAG
- a CDS encoding cation-transporting P-type ATPase — protein sequence MNENKPSQEEMDIYKPSPKEVYSKLDTTSNGLSENEAQIRLKKYGLNQIEEVKKKPLIFKFLENFYNILALLLWAASILAFISGTPQLGFAIIGVIIINAIFSFWQEYQAEKATEALKKILPSTAKVIREGKEREIVAAGLVPGDIIVLDEGDNISADSRIVEASQFKVDNSTLTGESRPIRKTPDGMSGEDHAFIEMHNLIFAGTNVTSGSGKAVVFSTGRNTEFSKIASLTQTVKEVKSPLQIEINKVARLIAIIAILMGLTLFGVNILVLNLPLTIAFLFAIGLTVANVPEGLLPTVTLALAAAARKMVSKNALIKRLSSVETLGSTTIICTDKTGTLTKNEMTVRKIWIPDELIDVTGAGYTPKGKFLHKGNEISYDEMKELKLLMRTAAFCNDAKLIKPQLEGKKWKILGDPTEASLLVAACKSGFNVEEEIKRIPRIIELPFDSVRKSMSSIHQKEDKKVAYIKGAPKKIISLSNQISEDGKIRPLSPEEKESIIKIHDELAEEGLRILAIAYKNLPNDFNDYRPETVEKDMIFLGMMAMQDPPRPEVYKAVKQCHGAGIRIIMITGDYGLTARAIGEEIGIISGDCQVVKGKEISEMSDEQIVQLLSSGCDVIFARAVPEHKMRIASILEDEDEIVAMTGDGVNDAPALRKADIGVAMGITGTDVAKEASDMILTDDNFATIVSAIKEGRTIYENIRKFITYIFSHETAEIIPFVLTAMFAIPLPITVMQILAIDLGTDTLPAIALGRGPPESDVMKRPPRPRKERLLNLPVVLRGYIFLGLIEAVLVMSGYFWVLYSGGWYFGQSLPFSDPLYIKATTIVFVGIVMGQIGNLLTIQTTRTSVFKIGVFKNNWIIRGIIFEVAIVLAILYIPQLQGIFGTAPLGIIEWLYVITFIPIMFFADELRKYLIRRLK from the coding sequence ATGAATGAAAATAAACCATCCCAAGAAGAGATGGATATATATAAACCATCTCCTAAAGAGGTATATTCTAAACTGGATACAACATCCAATGGTTTAAGTGAGAATGAAGCTCAAATACGGCTTAAAAAATATGGGCTAAATCAAATTGAAGAAGTTAAGAAAAAGCCGTTGATATTCAAATTTTTAGAGAATTTTTACAATATCCTTGCCCTTCTTTTATGGGCTGCAAGCATATTAGCTTTTATTTCTGGAACTCCCCAATTAGGATTTGCAATTATTGGAGTAATTATAATAAACGCTATTTTCAGCTTCTGGCAGGAATATCAAGCAGAAAAAGCAACAGAAGCCCTCAAAAAAATCCTTCCTTCAACTGCAAAGGTAATAAGAGAAGGTAAAGAAAGGGAAATAGTTGCAGCAGGACTGGTACCTGGCGATATAATTGTACTTGATGAAGGAGACAATATTTCAGCAGATTCAAGGATTGTAGAGGCATCCCAATTTAAGGTGGATAATTCTACACTCACAGGAGAATCACGACCTATACGTAAAACGCCTGATGGTATGAGCGGTGAAGACCATGCCTTTATTGAGATGCATAACCTTATTTTTGCAGGTACCAACGTGACATCTGGCTCTGGAAAGGCAGTGGTTTTTTCAACAGGTAGAAACACTGAGTTCAGCAAAATAGCATCTCTTACCCAAACTGTGAAAGAAGTAAAAAGCCCACTGCAAATAGAAATAAACAAAGTAGCACGTTTAATAGCAATTATAGCAATTTTAATGGGCCTCACCCTGTTTGGAGTTAATATACTTGTTTTAAATCTCCCTTTAACCATTGCATTTCTTTTTGCCATAGGTTTAACTGTTGCAAATGTTCCAGAAGGCCTTCTCCCTACTGTAACCCTTGCACTTGCTGCAGCCGCTAGAAAAATGGTCAGTAAAAATGCACTCATAAAGCGTCTTTCCAGCGTCGAAACCCTGGGTTCTACAACCATAATATGTACAGATAAAACAGGGACACTTACTAAAAACGAGATGACTGTCCGTAAAATATGGATACCTGATGAATTGATTGACGTAACAGGTGCAGGATATACACCTAAAGGTAAATTCCTGCATAAAGGTAATGAAATATCTTATGATGAAATGAAAGAGCTTAAACTGCTTATGAGGACAGCAGCGTTTTGTAATGATGCCAAATTAATTAAACCCCAACTTGAGGGTAAAAAATGGAAAATATTGGGGGACCCTACAGAAGCATCACTACTTGTTGCAGCATGCAAAAGCGGGTTTAACGTTGAAGAAGAGATAAAAAGAATTCCACGGATAATTGAACTCCCATTTGATTCTGTACGGAAATCAATGAGTTCTATACATCAAAAAGAGGATAAAAAGGTTGCATATATTAAGGGGGCCCCTAAAAAGATAATTTCTTTAAGTAATCAAATTTCTGAGGATGGAAAAATTAGGCCTCTGTCCCCAGAAGAAAAAGAAAGTATAATCAAAATACACGACGAACTGGCAGAAGAAGGCCTTAGAATACTTGCAATAGCATATAAAAATTTACCTAATGATTTTAATGATTATAGGCCTGAAACTGTTGAAAAGGACATGATATTTCTTGGTATGATGGCAATGCAGGATCCTCCACGTCCAGAAGTCTATAAAGCAGTTAAACAATGCCATGGTGCCGGAATACGAATTATAATGATAACTGGAGACTATGGACTTACAGCACGAGCTATAGGCGAAGAAATTGGCATCATAAGCGGCGATTGCCAGGTGGTAAAAGGAAAAGAGATCAGTGAAATGTCAGACGAGCAAATTGTACAGCTTCTCAGTTCTGGGTGTGACGTGATATTTGCCAGAGCTGTTCCAGAGCATAAAATGAGGATTGCATCCATACTTGAGGATGAAGATGAGATTGTAGCAATGACTGGTGACGGTGTAAATGATGCACCCGCACTTAGAAAAGCAGATATAGGAGTTGCAATGGGAATAACAGGTACTGATGTAGCTAAAGAAGCTTCAGATATGATTTTAACTGATGATAATTTTGCGACAATTGTATCTGCCATAAAAGAAGGCAGGACCATCTATGAAAATATAAGGAAATTTATAACCTATATCTTTTCCCACGAAACCGCCGAGATCATACCTTTTGTACTTACCGCCATGTTTGCTATCCCTCTCCCAATTACAGTCATGCAGATACTTGCAATAGATCTAGGAACAGATACCCTTCCTGCAATCGCGCTGGGAAGAGGGCCTCCAGAGTCGGATGTAATGAAAAGGCCGCCACGGCCAAGAAAAGAGAGACTTTTGAATTTACCTGTAGTGCTTAGAGGGTATATCTTCCTCGGATTAATTGAAGCCGTGCTTGTGATGTCGGGATATTTCTGGGTGCTTTACAGCGGAGGGTGGTATTTTGGACAATCTCTCCCATTTTCAGACCCACTATATATTAAAGCCACCACAATTGTCTTCGTTGGTATTGTAATGGGCCAGATAGGAAACCTGTTAACAATTCAAACTACACGAACATCAGTATTTAAAATTGGAGTTTTTAAGAATAACTGGATAATAAGAGGAATTATATTTGAAGTCGCTATAGTGCTCGCAATCCTTTATATACCTCAACTGCAGGGCATATTTGGAACTGCTCCTCTTGGAATAATAGAATGGTTATATGTAATTACATTTATTCCAATTATGTTTTTTGCAGATGAATTAAGGAAATATTTAATTAGGCGGTTAAAATAA
- a CDS encoding winged helix-turn-helix domain-containing protein, with protein MKKLLWWLIAGMKGGLNRAKIIKSLNERPYNANQLSEELQLDYKTIRHHIKVLEDNGIIKSTGGKYGKMYFLTENMEKNYDVFNEIWEQIGKK; from the coding sequence ATGAAAAAGCTGTTGTGGTGGTTAATCGCCGGAATGAAAGGTGGATTAAACCGTGCCAAAATAATTAAGTCATTAAATGAAAGACCATATAATGCAAACCAGCTTTCTGAAGAACTACAGCTTGATTACAAAACTATAAGGCACCATATTAAAGTTTTAGAAGACAACGGCATCATTAAGTCCACAGGAGGAAAATACGGTAAAATGTATTTTCTAACAGAAAATATGGAAAAAAACTATGATGTTTTCAACGAGATTTGGGAACAAATTGGGAAAAAGTAG
- the hisG gene encoding ATP phosphoribosyltransferase → MQLKIALPSKGRISDPAVKLLEKAGIGIKDTANRKLFSETYDKDTNVMFTRAADIPEFVADGAADLGITGLDLIEEKEADVEILEDLNFGSAKLVLAVPEDSRINNILDIDDGAIVATEFPNLTKKYLENKGINVKIVELSGSTEIAPFIGVADIVADLTSTGTTLKMNHLKIIDTILESSIKLIANKESFKDKNEKIEAIRTGIKGVLDAEGKKLVMMNVNKEFLEDVKNAMPGLTGPTVSQVVSNKDIVAVQAVVDEREVFNTVNRLKKIGAKDILVVPIERII, encoded by the coding sequence ATGCAGTTGAAAATAGCGCTTCCATCAAAAGGAAGGATAAGTGATCCTGCAGTTAAACTTTTAGAAAAAGCAGGAATTGGTATTAAAGATACGGCAAATAGAAAGCTCTTCTCAGAAACATATGACAAAGATACAAACGTTATGTTTACAAGGGCTGCAGATATTCCCGAATTTGTTGCAGACGGTGCAGCAGACCTTGGAATAACCGGCCTTGATTTAATAGAAGAAAAAGAAGCAGATGTTGAAATTTTAGAGGATCTTAATTTTGGAAGTGCCAAACTTGTTTTAGCGGTGCCTGAAGATTCCAGAATTAACAACATATTAGATATAGACGACGGTGCCATTGTAGCCACAGAATTTCCAAATCTAACAAAAAAATACCTTGAAAATAAGGGCATAAACGTTAAAATAGTTGAATTAAGTGGATCAACCGAAATTGCGCCATTTATAGGTGTTGCAGATATTGTCGCGGACCTCACAAGTACAGGTACAACACTCAAAATGAACCATCTCAAGATTATAGATACCATACTTGAAAGTTCCATAAAACTAATTGCAAATAAAGAAAGTTTTAAAGACAAAAACGAAAAAATAGAAGCCATACGGACAGGTATAAAAGGAGTTCTAGATGCAGAGGGCAAAAAGCTCGTTATGATGAATGTCAATAAAGAATTCCTTGAAGATGTTAAAAACGCAATGCCTGGGCTTACAGGACCAACTGTTTCTCAAGTTGTTTCAAATAAAGATATTGTGGCAGTTCAGGCAGTTGTAGATGAACGTGAAGTCTTTAATACCGTAAACAGGCTTAAAAAAATAGGTGCAAAAGATATTCTGGTTGTACCAATTGAGCGAATAATATAA
- a CDS encoding TrkH family potassium uptake protein, whose product MQRVHRLSRREVKTILHYTGDVCMLLGVAMLIPILVSLIYNEPLYIVPFLSSAAISAVIGFTFVKLFKAEIKMTIKSAMVFSTAIWLIACALGALPYFFSGDLSYLNAYFEAMSGFTTTGFSMFSNIDAISYTINFWRAFTQWIGGLGIIFLLLAIFRSTGADVMRLYFAEGREERLRPSIKQSTRVVVYMYVSFTAIAIALYLAAGMPVFDSIFHAFTTLSTGGFGMHNTSLLFYNSIWIEIAAMIIMILGATNYALLYTILKGNWREYFRDIETKVAFSLIVVSTILVTFVLYNNHVYGNNLLLNFRFALFQMVSAISTTGLQTAFYPDILSQWIGLGTFLLTIIMIIGAGSLSTGGGIKWLRLGVLLKGISWQVKSFILPGKAVMAKKVHHVTELQITDDVLRITSAFVFTYLVIYIISVIITLIYYSDISRVIFEVASALSNVGLSSGIMTPDSPVLVKIVFIIDFWMGRLEIWPVLLLIAITINNVIRR is encoded by the coding sequence ATGCAAAGGGTTCATAGGCTGAGTAGAAGAGAAGTTAAAACTATCCTGCACTATACAGGAGATGTTTGTATGCTTCTTGGAGTTGCAATGCTAATTCCGATTTTAGTTTCTCTTATTTATAATGAACCCCTATATATAGTTCCTTTTTTATCTTCAGCTGCTATAAGTGCAGTTATTGGCTTTACTTTTGTTAAATTATTTAAAGCAGAAATAAAAATGACCATTAAAAGTGCAATGGTTTTTTCAACTGCCATATGGTTGATTGCATGTGCACTTGGTGCGTTACCCTACTTTTTTTCAGGAGATTTATCTTATTTAAATGCTTATTTTGAAGCCATGTCTGGATTTACAACAACTGGTTTCAGCATGTTTTCAAATATAGATGCTATTTCTTACACAATTAATTTTTGGAGAGCTTTTACTCAATGGATTGGAGGTCTTGGAATCATATTCCTACTTTTGGCCATTTTTAGATCCACTGGTGCTGATGTAATGCGCCTTTACTTTGCAGAAGGTAGAGAAGAACGTTTAAGACCCAGCATTAAGCAATCAACCCGTGTCGTAGTTTACATGTATGTTTCATTTACTGCAATTGCCATAGCTCTCTATTTAGCGGCAGGTATGCCTGTTTTTGATTCTATTTTCCATGCATTTACCACCCTATCCACAGGTGGATTTGGAATGCATAATACGAGCCTTTTATTCTATAACAGCATCTGGATAGAAATAGCAGCCATGATTATAATGATACTTGGAGCCACAAACTACGCCCTACTCTACACAATTTTAAAAGGAAATTGGAGGGAATACTTCAGGGATATAGAAACAAAAGTGGCATTTTCACTTATTGTGGTCTCAACAATTCTTGTGACATTTGTACTGTACAACAACCACGTTTATGGAAATAACTTGCTGCTCAACTTCAGATTTGCCCTGTTCCAGATGGTTTCTGCCATATCTACAACAGGCCTGCAAACAGCTTTTTATCCAGATATACTGAGCCAATGGATTGGTCTCGGTACTTTTCTCCTCACCATAATCATGATAATTGGTGCTGGTTCACTATCTACTGGTGGGGGTATTAAATGGCTCAGGTTGGGCGTACTTTTAAAAGGGATATCATGGCAGGTCAAATCATTTATACTACCAGGTAAAGCTGTAATGGCTAAAAAAGTTCACCATGTCACTGAATTACAAATTACAGACGATGTTTTAAGAATAACAAGTGCATTTGTGTTTACATACCTTGTAATATACATAATAAGCGTGATTATAACCCTCATATATTACTCAGACATATCACGAGTCATTTTTGAAGTAGCATCTGCTTTAAGTAATGTTGGGCTTTCAAGCGGGATTATGACTCCTGATTCTCCAGTACTTGTAAAAATAGTTTTCATCATAGATTTCTGGATGGGAAGACTTGAAATATGGCCAGTGCTGCTCCTTATAGCCATTACAATCAATAATGTAATTAGGAGATAA